The following nucleotide sequence is from Candidatus Poribacteria bacterium.
CCCCCACAGGATCAGGTCCGAACGATGAAGGCTTATCGAGGTATCACATCATGCGCGAAGTGGAGCGGTCGCTCAAGCGGTTGGACACAGACCATGTTGACGTCTATCTGGTCCATCGCTTCGATGAATTAACGCCACTTGAGGAGACGATACGGGCGTTAGACGATATCGTTCGTGCGGGTAAGGCGCGTTACGTCGGGTGTTGCAATTATGCGGCGTGGCAAGTTTGCAAATCGCTCTGGACTGCGGACAAGCACAACATAACGCCGTATATGTGCGTCCAAAATCTATACAATTTGCTAAATCGTCAGATGGAAGGCGAGATGTTTAGTATGGTAAGAGATATGGGATTGGGAACGATGGCGTTTAGTCCGTTGGCAGTCGGTCTTGTCAGTGGGGCATATTCACCGGATCGTCCACCCCCATCGGGGACTCTTTTTGCGGGACGTAAGGACGATTTTTCCCGAATGATGGATGAACGTTCCGCGCAGGTTATAACAACCGTTAGGCAGCTCGCTGATGAATTGGGGAAAACACCTGCTCA
It contains:
- a CDS encoding aldo/keto reductase, giving the protein MEYVNFGTAGVQVSRLAFGLGFRGQPDEAEAQRVIEHAFELGINLIDCANWYGPMDDRANQGRSEVILGKALKGKRDNVVITTKVAAPTGSGPNDEGLSRYHIMREVERSLKRLDTDHVDVYLVHRFDELTPLEETIRALDDIVRAGKARYVGCCNYAAWQVCKSLWTADKHNITPYMCVQNLYNLLNRQMEGEMFSMVRDMGLGTMAFSPLAVGLVSGAYSPDRPPPSGTLFAGRKDDFSRMMDERSAQVITTVRQLADELGKTPAQLAIAWVLSHPEITVAISGADTIEHLNDNIGAVGWT